The DNA segment GTGGCGCTTGAGGCTCACCGTGGTGATAGGTTTGAGTATGAACATGGCCACCGCGGTGAATTGTTAACGTTACTTGCTTAGACAGTGCGTTTACTACCGAAACACCTACACCGTGCAGACCGCCCGAGACCTTGTATGAGTTGTCATCGAACTTACCACCAGCGTGAAGTACCGTCATGATAACTTCTGCCGCAGAGACCTTTTCTTCTGGGTGCATTTCCGTCGGGATACCACGACCGTCATCGCGAACTGATACCGAGTTGTCCTCATGAATAGTCACAATGATGTCTTTACAGTGACCTGCCAACGCTTCATCAATTGAGTTATCCACCACCTCAAATACCATGTGGTGCAGACCTGTACCGTCGTCTGTGTCGCCGATGTACATACCTGGACGCTTACGTACCGCATCCAGACCCTTCAGTACTTTAATACTCGATGAATCGTAATTTTCAGACATGAGTTACTCTCTATTTATCTTTGCTCAATATTGCCCTGTTCCACATGGAACAGCTTACCTTGCTCATCGCGCATATCGGCGATTTGCTCTTCGGTGATCGAGCTTACAAAAACTTGAGCCCCCGTCGCCTTCAAGCAGTCAGCAAGACGCTTACGACGTTGGCTATCTAATTCAGATGCAAAGTCATCAATAAGATAGATACACGGCTTTTCGGTCACTTGAGTCAGGTGTTGTCCCTGAGCGACACGCAGCGCGCACACCATCAACTTGAGTTGACCGCGTGACAACACATCCTCAACCGGAGTGCCGTTCACTTTAATGCGTAGATCAGCTTTATTTGGGCCACTAAAGGTGTACCCGAGCGACTGATCGCGCTCAAAATTTCGTTCTAGCAACTGGTCATAAGGGGTATCCTTGTCCCAGCCCCTATAATACTTCAATTGAATATCAAATTCTGGCAAAAATGCTTGGCACATCTCTTGTGCCACCGTGGTCATCTGCTCCACATAAGCTTGTCGCCAATGGCTGATTTTCTCTGCCAATTCTGCTAGCTGCTTGTCCCAGTAGCTTAGCTCGCGATAGCTCTTGGCATCTTTGAGCAATGCGTTTCGTTGCTTGTTAAGACGCTTAAATCGTCCCCACGCTTCATGAAAACCCGCTTCGGTGTGAAACACCCCCCAGTCGATAAACGCACGACGGAATTTAGGGCCATCGGTCAAGAGCTCAAACCCTTCAGGGTGAATCAATTGCAGTGGCAAAATCTTCGCGAGCTGAGCCAACTTTTGCCCAGACTGACCGCCTATTTTAACCTCTGTTGAGCCATCACGCTGCTTATTTATGCCAACAGGTAGCTCAAATTGATCGCGTGTCAAAGAATGCTCTTGGACGCGACCATGAACAAACAGTTCAGGCTGGTCATTTTGAATCACGCGTCCGGTTAAAGTGCTTTTAAAAGAACGACCATGACCTAGTAAATAGATAGCTTCAAGAACGCTGGTTTTGCCACTGCCATTGGCACCGACAAGAAAATTAAAGCCTGGTGACGGGTGAATGTCACAGGCTTTAATATTACGGAACTGCTGAATAATCAGACGAGAGAGAGGCATTCTAGAGTCGAATTGGCATCACAACGTACATAGCGCTGTCATCATCGGCGTTCTCAATCAGCGCACTCGCATTGGCGCTCGACATCGACAGTCGGACGGTTTCACAACGCAAGGTGTTCAGAACATCCAGAACGTAGTTTACGTTGAAGCCAATCTCAATCGCTTCGCCCTCGAACTGCACATCCAATAGCTCTTCTGCTTCTTCCTGCTCTGGGTTATTGGCGGTAATGCGCATATCACCACCATCAAGATTGACACGCACACCACGGAATTTCTCGTTAGATAAAATCGCAGCGCGAGAGAAGGCTTGACGCAACTCATCGCAGCTCGCTTCTAGCGTTTTGTCAGTACTTTGTGGCATGACACGGCGGTAATCTGGGAAGCGACCATCCACCAGCTTAGAAGTGAAGGTAAAGTTGTTTACCTCCGCACGTAGGTTTGAGCTACCAATTTGCAGTTCGACAACTTGCTCAGGTGCATCAAGCAGTTTCACCAACTCCTGGACACCCTTGCGTGGCAAAATAATCTGTTGATTTTCTGCCGCCGCACTCAATTCAGTTTGCGACACCGCCATACGGTGACCATCGGTTGCGACACTGCGCAAAGTGGTGCCGTCAATCTCAAATAGCATACCGTTGAGG comes from the Vibrio astriarenae genome and includes:
- the recF gene encoding DNA replication/repair protein RecF (All proteins in this family for which functions are known are DNA-binding proteins that assist the filamentation of RecA onto DNA for the initiation of recombination or recombinational repair.) — protein: MPLSRLIIQQFRNIKACDIHPSPGFNFLVGANGSGKTSVLEAIYLLGHGRSFKSTLTGRVIQNDQPELFVHGRVQEHSLTRDQFELPVGINKQRDGSTEVKIGGQSGQKLAQLAKILPLQLIHPEGFELLTDGPKFRRAFIDWGVFHTEAGFHEAWGRFKRLNKQRNALLKDAKSYRELSYWDKQLAELAEKISHWRQAYVEQMTTVAQEMCQAFLPEFDIQLKYYRGWDKDTPYDQLLERNFERDQSLGYTFSGPNKADLRIKVNGTPVEDVLSRGQLKLMVCALRVAQGQHLTQVTEKPCIYLIDDFASELDSQRRKRLADCLKATGAQVFVSSITEEQIADMRDEQGKLFHVEQGNIEQR
- the dnaN gene encoding DNA polymerase III subunit beta, which codes for MKFTIAREHLLKPLQQVSGALGGRPTLPILGNLLIKVENNTLSMTATDLEVELVSKVALESDCEAGSITVPSRKFLDICRSLPDASQITFVLEGERVQVRSGRSRFSLATLPANDFPNIEDWQSDVAISLTQAELKALIDKTQFSMANQDVRYYLNGMLFEIDGTTLRSVATDGHRMAVSQTELSAAAENQQIILPRKGVQELVKLLDAPEQVVELQIGSSNLRAEVNNFTFTSKLVDGRFPDYRRVMPQSTDKTLEASCDELRQAFSRAAILSNEKFRGVRVNLDGGDMRITANNPEQEEAEELLDVQFEGEAIEIGFNVNYVLDVLNTLRCETVRLSMSSANASALIENADDDSAMYVVMPIRL